In one window of Acidimicrobiales bacterium DNA:
- a CDS encoding Mur ligase family protein, giving the protein MRGRPRHGAREGEPHAGPPVRRAAPAAPTSGGILTRRPRSTPARPFKGIDEALAFLDDHVDWEQTPAIAGRVEGLSLDVMRVLAEVMGNPEQAYPIVHLTGTNGKGSTARMISALLVAHSLSVGTYASPHLEHIVERIAWNLDPIAADELTRVLSELAALQPLVLEETGGVRPTHFDLVTAAAYSYFADVAVDVAVVEVGLLGRYDATNVGAAQVAVVTNVGRDHTDGQGDWRRRIAEEKAGIITPGSHLVLGETDPELLPVFEAEGPGTVWVRDRDFGCEQDKLALGGHLITVITPNGRYDDVFLPVHGTHQADNAACAIAAVEGLFGRALDPQVVRDGLARLTLPGRFEVVHRSPLLVLDGAHNPDSAAAVGETLAEEFEIGGRRHWIIGVLAGRDVDEMLEGFDVRPGDRVVACTPASPRALPAEELAEHVRVRGAETEVVPDVAAALRHVWNDAPDLAGEADVVMVVGSLRTVGTARSECRRLGLL; this is encoded by the coding sequence GTGCGTGGTCGACCGCGACACGGTGCTCGAGAAGGTGAACCCCACGCTGGTCCCCCGGTCCGACGTGCCGCGCCAGCAGCGCCCACGTCGGGCGGCATCCTGACCCGCCGGCCCCGCAGCACGCCCGCTCGTCCCTTCAAGGGGATCGACGAGGCCCTCGCGTTCCTGGACGACCACGTCGACTGGGAGCAGACGCCGGCGATCGCCGGCCGCGTCGAGGGCCTGTCGCTCGACGTGATGCGGGTGCTGGCCGAGGTGATGGGCAACCCCGAGCAGGCGTACCCGATCGTCCACCTGACCGGCACCAACGGCAAGGGCTCCACCGCCCGGATGATCTCCGCCCTGCTGGTGGCCCACTCGCTGTCGGTGGGGACCTACGCGAGCCCGCACCTCGAGCACATCGTCGAGCGCATCGCCTGGAACCTCGACCCGATCGCCGCCGACGAGCTGACCCGGGTGCTCAGCGAGCTGGCTGCCCTCCAACCGCTGGTGCTGGAGGAGACGGGCGGGGTGCGGCCCACGCACTTCGACCTCGTCACCGCGGCGGCCTACTCGTACTTCGCCGACGTCGCCGTCGACGTCGCCGTGGTGGAGGTGGGGCTGCTGGGCCGCTACGACGCCACCAACGTGGGTGCGGCCCAGGTGGCGGTGGTGACGAACGTCGGGCGCGACCACACCGACGGCCAGGGCGACTGGCGCCGGCGCATCGCCGAGGAGAAGGCCGGCATCATCACGCCGGGCAGCCACCTGGTGCTGGGCGAGACCGACCCCGAGCTGCTGCCGGTGTTCGAGGCCGAGGGCCCGGGCACGGTGTGGGTGCGCGACCGCGACTTCGGCTGCGAGCAGGACAAGCTGGCGCTGGGCGGGCACCTGATCACGGTCATCACGCCCAACGGGCGCTACGACGACGTGTTCCTGCCCGTCCACGGCACCCACCAGGCCGACAACGCGGCGTGCGCGATCGCCGCGGTGGAGGGGCTGTTCGGCCGGGCGCTCGACCCCCAGGTGGTGCGGGACGGGCTGGCCCGCCTGACGCTGCCGGGGCGCTTCGAGGTGGTGCACCGGTCGCCGCTGCTGGTGCTCGACGGGGCCCACAACCCGGACAGCGCGGCGGCCGTGGGGGAGACGCTGGCCGAGGAGTTCGAGATCGGCGGCCGCCGCCACTGGATCATCGGCGTCCTGGCCGGGCGTGACGTCGACGAGATGCTGGAGGGCTTCGACGTGCGGCCCGGCGACCGGGTGGTCGCCTGCACGCCCGCCTCACCCCGGGCGCTGCCGGCCGAGGAGCTGGCCGAGCACGTGCGGGTGCGGGGCGCCGAGACCGAGGTGGTCCCCGACGTCGCCGCGGCGCTGCGCCACGTGTGGAACGACGCCCCCGACCTGGCCGGCGAGGCCGACGTGGTCATGGTCGTCGGCTCCCTGCGCACGGTCGGCACGGCCCGCTCGGAGTGCCGCCGCCTGGGCTTGCTCTAG
- the ndk gene encoding nucleoside-diphosphate kinase, which yields MTQRTFVMCKPDAVERGLVGEIVSRIERKGFTLVAAELRSVNRDLAEEHYDEHRDKPFYGELVTFLTRSPVFAMVVEGPADNTFSLLRKMVGATKVDDAEPGTIRGDFAAITTENLVHASDSHDSAAREIKLWFPEVSA from the coding sequence GTGACCCAGAGGACATTCGTGATGTGCAAGCCCGACGCCGTCGAGCGCGGCCTCGTCGGCGAGATCGTGAGCCGGATCGAGCGCAAGGGCTTCACCCTGGTGGCCGCCGAACTGCGCAGCGTGAATCGGGACCTCGCCGAGGAGCACTACGACGAGCACCGCGACAAGCCGTTCTACGGCGAGCTCGTCACGTTCCTGACCCGATCGCCGGTCTTCGCCATGGTGGTGGAGGGCCCGGCCGACAACACCTTCTCTTTGCTGCGCAAGATGGTGGGTGCCACCAAGGTCGACGACGCCGAGCCCGGGACCATCCGGGGCGACTTCGCCGCCATCACCACCGAGAACCTCGTCCACGCCAGCGACAGCCACGATTCCGCCGCCCGGGAGATCAAGCTCTGGTTCCCTGAGGTATCCGCCTAG